A region from the Arachis ipaensis cultivar K30076 chromosome B01, Araip1.1, whole genome shotgun sequence genome encodes:
- the LOC107640473 gene encoding synaptotagmin-5, with the protein MGFVFGLVVGVVVGLAVIVGFVRSENARSKQRSQLAATIAAFARMSVEDSRKLLPPQFYPSWVVFSNRQKLTWLNSHLTKIWPYVNEAASELIKMSVEPILEQYRPIILASLKFSKFTLGTVAPQFTGVSIIEDGGDGVTMELEMQWDGNPSIILDIKTLLGVALPVQVKNIGFTGVFRLIFKPLVDEFPGFGAISYSLRHKKNLDFTLKVVGGDISAIPGLYDAIEGAIRDAVEDSITWPVRKVVTILPGDYSDLELKPVGILEVKLVQARELTNKDIIGKSDPYAVLYIRPLRDRMKTSKTINNDLNPIWNEHFDFIVEDQSTQHLVVKIFDSEGLQSSELIGCAHVKLSELEPGKVNDKWLKLVKDLEIQRDNKNRGQVHLELLYIPFGMENSFTNPFAPKYSMTSLEKVLKSSTNGIESNGNENEFTQKRKEVIIRGVLSVTVISAEDLPATDLLGKSDPFVVLSLKKAETKNKTRVVNDCLNPVWNQTFDFVVEDGLHDMLMVEVYDHDTFGKDYMGRCILTLTRVILEGEYKERFELEGAKSGYLNLHLKWMPQPIYRDS; encoded by the exons TCAGAGAATGCTCGCTCCAAGCAGCGATCTCAGCTCGCCGCCACCATCGCTGCCTTCGCCAGGATGTCCGTTGAAGATTCCAGAAAGCTCCTCCCGCCTCAGTTCTACCCTTCTTGGGTCGTCTTCTCCAACCGCCAGAAG TTAACGTGGCTCAACTCGCATCTTACTAAGATCTGGCCCTATGTTAATGAA GCTGCTTCTGAGCTCATAAAGATGTCGGTGGAACCGATTCTAGAACAATACAGACCCATTATATTGGCTTCTCTCAAGTTTTCCAAGTTTACTCTTGGCACTGTTGCACCACAGTTTACAG GGGTTTCTATAATTGAAGATGGAGGGGATGGTGTTACAATGGAGTTGGAAATGCAGTGGGATGGCAATCCAAGCATTATACTTGATATTAAAACTTTGCTTGGTGTTGCACTGCCAGTGCAG GTAAAAAATATAGGATTTACAGGTGTTTTCAGATTGATTTTTAAGCCACTAGTTGATGAATTTCCTGGTTTTGGAGCCATTAGCTATTCTTTAAGACACAAG AAAAACTTGGATTTTACGTTGAAAGTCGTTGGCGGTGACATATCAGCAATCCCTGGATTATACGATGCAATTGAG GGGGCAATTCGGGATGCTGTTGAAGATTCTATTACATGGCCTGTGAGAAAAGTTGTAACTATCTTGCCAGGAGACTACAG TGATCTGGAGTTGAAGCCTGTCGGGATATTAGAGGTAAAGCTTGTGCAAGCAAGGGAATTGACAAACAAGGATATCATTGGGAAATCAGATCCATATGCTGTCTTATACATACGGCCTTTACGTGACAGAATGAAGACTAGCAAGACAATT AACAATGATTTGAATCCTATTTGGAACGAGCACTTTGACTTTATTGTTGAAGATCAGTCCACTCAGCACTTAGTGGTTAAAATCTTTGATTCTGAAGGTTTACAATCATCTGAATTGATTGGGTGTGCTCATGTCAAGCTTAGTGAACTTGAGCCTGGTAAAGTTAACGATAAGTGGTTGAAGCTGGTTAAGGATTTGGAGATCCAAAGAGATAACAAGAACAGAGGGCAG GTACATTTGGAGCTTTTGTACATTCCTTTTGGCATGGAGAATAGCTTTACCAACCCATTTGCTCCCAAGTACTCAATGACATCCTTGGAAAAGGTTCTCAAAAGTTCAACAAATGGAATAGAGTctaatggaaatgaaaatgaattTACACAGAAGAGAAAGGAGGTTATTATTAGAGGAGTCCTTTCTGTTACAGTGATATCTGCTGAAGATTTGCCTGCAACCGATCTCCTGGGGAAATCtgatccttttgttgttcttAGTTTGAAGAAAgcagaaactaaaaataaaaccaGG GTTGTCAATGACTGCTTGAATCCTGTTTGGAATCAAACATTTGACTTCGTCGTTGAGGATGGATTACATGATATGCTAATGGTGGAAGTGTATGACCATGACACATTCGGAAAG GATTATATGGGAAGATGCATATTGACGCTTACTAGGGTCATATTGGAGGGGGAATACAAAGAACGTTTTGAGCTTGAAGGTGCAAAATCTGGTTATTTGAATTTGCATCTAAAGTGGATGCCCCAACCAATTTACCGTGATTCTTGA